The following proteins come from a genomic window of Gimesia chilikensis:
- a CDS encoding SIR2 family protein, which yields MTHYSEYQEKCSNVIREVISDRGCQPILFVGSGLSKRFFDAPNWDELLEHLCSTCPAIQYEYGYYKQKYESMPQIGSIIAEHYREWAWSKSGKKHFPAELFGADLPNDIYMKHAVAQHFNDITPTLSKIRKVAVRKEIEALRNIQPHAVISTNYDQFLEHIFPDYEPIIGQQILRANYVSVGEIFKIHGCATNPQSLVLTAEDYEDWTSKKKYLSAKLLTYFAEHPLVFLGYSGSDANIRAILSDIDEILAEPDGLVSNLFFIRFNRNAEAAENLPTEKLIELQEGRSIRVRNIDASNYEWIFNALGTGAPIEHINPKILRALLARNYELVRHDIPRKTVQINFETLEHAINVEGQFAQLLGISTLDNPSVFNAVYPFTLSGVAKELGYSYWSHADKLIKQIRDERGVDIKSFDNKYHITVKTGSSDTSVTQKYSQACVDLLQAVRNGTEYTLDLTELSGPDQ from the coding sequence ATGACGCACTACTCAGAGTACCAGGAAAAATGCTCGAATGTCATTCGTGAAGTGATATCTGATCGCGGATGTCAACCAATTCTATTCGTTGGTTCTGGTCTGTCTAAACGATTTTTCGACGCCCCGAATTGGGATGAACTGCTTGAACATCTCTGCTCAACGTGCCCTGCGATTCAATATGAGTACGGATACTATAAGCAGAAATATGAAAGTATGCCCCAAATAGGGTCTATCATCGCAGAACATTATCGCGAATGGGCATGGAGTAAATCTGGAAAAAAACACTTCCCAGCAGAATTGTTTGGTGCGGATCTTCCCAATGATATATACATGAAGCATGCCGTAGCTCAACACTTCAATGATATTACTCCGACGCTTTCGAAAATTCGGAAAGTCGCTGTAAGGAAAGAAATAGAAGCATTAAGAAATATTCAGCCCCACGCTGTGATATCAACAAATTATGATCAATTTCTCGAACATATATTTCCTGATTATGAGCCCATTATTGGACAGCAAATACTTCGGGCAAATTACGTAAGCGTCGGAGAAATATTTAAAATCCATGGTTGTGCAACAAATCCCCAGTCACTCGTACTCACAGCTGAAGATTATGAAGACTGGACCAGTAAAAAGAAGTATTTAAGTGCAAAGCTTCTTACTTACTTTGCTGAGCATCCGCTAGTCTTTCTTGGGTATAGTGGATCTGATGCTAACATTCGGGCAATTTTGTCGGACATTGACGAAATCCTTGCAGAGCCAGATGGTCTCGTATCGAATCTGTTTTTCATTCGTTTTAATCGGAATGCTGAAGCTGCAGAAAATCTACCCACAGAGAAATTGATCGAACTTCAAGAGGGACGTTCAATTCGTGTACGAAATATCGATGCGAGTAACTATGAATGGATATTTAATGCATTGGGAACTGGAGCACCGATCGAGCACATTAACCCTAAAATACTCAGGGCATTATTGGCAAGAAATTATGAGCTTGTACGTCATGATATTCCGAGGAAGACAGTGCAGATCAATTTTGAGACATTAGAGCATGCCATAAATGTGGAAGGCCAATTCGCCCAGCTGCTCGGAATATCCACTTTAGATAATCCAAGTGTATTCAACGCCGTCTATCCATTTACACTTTCGGGAGTGGCAAAAGAGCTTGGATATTCGTATTGGTCTCATGCAGATAAATTGATCAAACAGATACGGGATGAACGTGGTGTTGACATTAAGAGCTTCGATAATAAATACCACATTACCGTAAAGACAGGATCGTCTGATACTTCTGTAACTCAGAAATATTCGCAGGCATGTGTGGACTTACTACAAGCCGTTAGGAATGGAACCGAGTACACCTTAGACCTCACAGAACTGAGTGGTCCCGATCAATAA
- a CDS encoding DUF2997 domain-containing protein — protein MNQSIEIIIAPDGQSRIETHGFTGNDCRDASRLLEQALGKATSEQLKSDFHQHASEEEHLQEGH, from the coding sequence ATGAACCAATCAATCGAAATCATCATCGCCCCGGACGGCCAATCCCGCATCGAAACACACGGCTTCACTGGCAACGACTGCCGTGATGCCAGCCGGTTGCTGGAACAAGCCCTTGGCAAAGCAACGTCAGAACAACTCAAATCGGACTTCCATCAGCATGCCTCAGAAGAAGAGCACCTGCAGGAAGGACACTGA
- a CDS encoding recombinase family protein encodes MLHRFFDLKSENVSKSSTPVTCIRQTLEWMSVLTATITAHGRTPFSLSSFSTGTAKTSRKTYSGYLSQILLMLVLCAGVLLLYGQSSVWAFMRADVNQSSQSVENSSVYPRRRKRGNTKHRKDEAQDKAASYARFSSSLQRDDSIERQQEKCRQKAISNGHSISHDLEYTDKAVSGTKLKREGLDRLLEEASDGKFNVLYLYSLSRLARESVITMPLLKKLVHTYKVRCICVMEGIDTEVTGWEVIASIFSVIHEQFIKDLSESVHDGQELALRQGYSVGDWCFGYGSEPVPGTEQTRSGRNSKPRKVYVINEEHAEWVSKIYTWYVDEGYSIGQIVRMLNQQKAPKDHRSTTDDWHHNLVVGILSNRKYIGIWPWGECQNDRDPETGKLTQEIRPEEESEKWTRERPDLRIVDEHTFRKAQEKLDANSEKWEQHRKAKGRLKGSSSETNGRRKVRLLHGLLKCAKCGNPFYNTGRRFQCRDAKRGICNVITSVQIKDVEKMIVDRIGEIILNDAVWFDYALKETKRCYHEYESRVPAAIREKERALSKVNQKIERLLDIVEEGDPPQDLNSRLQRRNEERKALQEELTELRRECIHDGEAPDAAWLKERLLNLYEDLQKTSPSANHALRSLIDGDIILEEIDIPLRKRKALRGAFCISAHSVSCELKNFAPDRDGSEHTKQISIDFIQSSRTDLQRETAKKMYDAGEPEKNIAVALKVGRTRVTTLLHEAFALLGLKKPDGRQRRWQLDDKHQKTLLHQSVAEKVMERFDRKMTYGKIAKELEIDRNVVTESVKYWHEQRGLPVPDGRSRRKNL; translated from the coding sequence ATGTTACACCGTTTCTTCGACCTGAAGTCAGAAAATGTTTCTAAGTCTTCCACTCCTGTGACCTGTATCCGGCAGACACTGGAATGGATGTCCGTCTTGACAGCAACAATAACCGCGCATGGGAGAACTCCTTTTTCCTTGTCTTCATTCTCTACTGGTACGGCGAAGACCAGCCGCAAGACATATAGCGGGTATCTGAGCCAGATTCTTTTAATGCTTGTTTTGTGCGCGGGAGTTCTCCTGCTCTATGGCCAGTCTTCGGTTTGGGCTTTCATGCGGGCTGATGTAAATCAGTCCTCGCAATCGGTGGAGAACTCATCTGTATATCCCCGCAGGAGAAAACGTGGAAATACAAAGCACAGGAAGGATGAGGCACAGGATAAAGCTGCCAGTTATGCACGTTTCAGTTCTTCGCTTCAGAGAGATGATAGTATTGAAAGGCAACAGGAAAAATGCAGACAAAAGGCAATTTCCAACGGGCATTCTATTTCCCACGATCTGGAATATACAGATAAGGCTGTCTCCGGAACCAAGCTGAAGCGAGAGGGGTTGGACCGGTTGCTTGAGGAAGCCAGTGATGGGAAATTTAACGTTTTATATTTATACAGCCTCAGCCGTCTGGCACGGGAATCTGTGATCACGATGCCACTCCTGAAAAAACTCGTTCACACCTACAAGGTCAGGTGCATATGCGTCATGGAAGGTATTGACACAGAAGTGACTGGCTGGGAAGTGATTGCATCCATTTTCTCCGTCATACATGAACAATTCATCAAGGACCTGAGTGAATCTGTGCATGATGGCCAGGAGCTGGCACTAAGGCAGGGCTACTCCGTGGGGGACTGGTGTTTTGGATATGGCTCTGAACCGGTACCGGGGACGGAGCAAACTCGATCAGGTCGGAACAGTAAGCCGCGGAAGGTGTATGTCATCAATGAGGAACATGCAGAGTGGGTCAGCAAGATTTATACCTGGTATGTAGATGAGGGATACTCTATCGGCCAAATTGTGAGAATGCTGAATCAGCAAAAAGCTCCCAAAGATCATCGATCTACAACTGATGATTGGCATCACAACCTCGTGGTGGGGATCCTCTCAAACAGGAAGTATATCGGTATCTGGCCCTGGGGAGAGTGTCAGAACGATCGGGATCCGGAAACAGGTAAGCTAACTCAGGAAATAAGACCAGAGGAAGAATCTGAAAAATGGACGCGCGAACGTCCAGATCTCCGTATTGTGGATGAACATACATTTCGGAAAGCGCAAGAGAAGCTGGATGCCAACTCTGAAAAATGGGAGCAGCATCGAAAAGCTAAAGGTCGATTGAAGGGATCGTCATCGGAAACCAACGGAAGACGAAAAGTAAGGCTTCTGCACGGTCTCTTGAAATGCGCCAAGTGCGGCAATCCATTTTACAACACTGGGAGAAGGTTTCAGTGTCGCGATGCCAAGCGTGGTATTTGCAATGTGATCACTTCTGTGCAGATAAAAGACGTAGAGAAAATGATCGTGGACCGGATCGGTGAGATTATCCTGAACGATGCAGTCTGGTTCGATTATGCTCTCAAAGAGACAAAACGCTGCTATCATGAGTATGAGAGTAGAGTGCCGGCAGCAATTAGAGAAAAAGAGCGGGCACTGAGTAAGGTGAACCAGAAGATTGAACGTTTACTGGATATTGTTGAGGAGGGAGATCCCCCTCAGGACCTGAACTCACGGCTACAGAGACGAAATGAAGAACGGAAAGCTCTTCAGGAAGAACTCACTGAATTACGTCGTGAATGCATACATGACGGAGAAGCTCCCGATGCTGCATGGCTGAAGGAGCGGCTATTAAACCTTTACGAGGATTTGCAGAAAACGTCGCCCTCCGCAAACCATGCATTACGCAGTCTGATTGATGGTGACATCATTCTTGAAGAGATTGATATCCCCTTGAGGAAACGAAAGGCCTTACGTGGAGCATTCTGCATCTCCGCACACAGTGTTTCGTGTGAGTTAAAAAACTTCGCTCCAGATCGAGACGGATCTGAACATACAAAGCAGATTTCTATCGACTTCATTCAGTCTAGTCGGACAGACCTTCAGCGCGAGACTGCAAAGAAGATGTATGATGCTGGAGAACCTGAAAAGAACATTGCCGTTGCTCTCAAAGTGGGGAGGACGCGAGTAACGACTCTCTTACATGAAGCGTTTGCCCTACTGGGGCTCAAGAAGCCAGATGGGCGCCAGCGGCGGTGGCAACTGGACGATAAACATCAAAAGACTCTGCTTCATCAGAGTGTTGCTGAAAAAGTGATGGAACGCTTCGATCGAAAGATGACTTACGGCAAGATTGCCAAAGAATTGGAAATTGACCGAAACGTAGTTACCGAGTCTGTGAAATACTGGCATGAGCAACGTGGGTTGCCTGTTCCAGACGGGCGAAGCCGCAGGAAAAACCTTTAG
- a CDS encoding helix-turn-helix domain-containing protein: protein MRDRKTLKVTQKEVTQAFSVGDWGIRYPPLLSIDQAADLLQVPKATIYQWNSEGKLTGCVQRLGKHLRFLRDRLVLKLMSKGV from the coding sequence ATGAGAGACAGGAAAACTCTCAAGGTCACTCAGAAGGAAGTTACTCAGGCTTTTTCAGTCGGGGACTGGGGCATCAGATACCCACCATTGCTGTCCATCGACCAGGCAGCAGATCTGTTACAGGTCCCCAAAGCGACCATCTACCAGTGGAACTCAGAAGGCAAGCTAACGGGCTGTGTTCAGCGGTTAGGCAAGCATCTGCGTTTTCTCCGTGATCGCTTGGTTCTCAAGCTGATGAGTAAAGGAGTATAG
- a CDS encoding site-specific integrase, with product MNTKIKNVNMNNERVGEVASIFNRNGVWYLNMQFRGKQIRKSLKTSNKKEARARALALERELLKGEAVKTVESEPALITDAIEALIQSCKTEELRPKTISKYRQVLKGVADFAESRDLYKLEQLDMRFVDAYRQYRKQDGAKPKTIYTEVGVIRRLLLFAKTRRMLNEDPLEGLKLTEPKSEPQPFWSWEEVEQVLTSSSKVHWPVFTFLAETGLRIGELRWLTWDDVELKQGLIHVRPKDDWTTKTGNVRSIPISARARKVLQAQPRRSRWVFTARASKRYPQGDHQISERRLLESLKRTLKKLGLKGHLHTFRHSFISRAIVQGIPEAIIRKWVGHVDHKTLQHYTHIADRESQAAMQRLNRSEP from the coding sequence ATGAATACGAAAATTAAAAACGTCAATATGAATAATGAACGTGTAGGTGAGGTTGCATCGATATTTAACCGGAACGGTGTCTGGTATCTCAATATGCAATTTCGCGGTAAACAGATTCGCAAATCTCTGAAAACTTCGAATAAGAAGGAAGCGCGTGCCAGGGCACTTGCCCTGGAGCGAGAACTGTTAAAAGGAGAGGCGGTAAAAACGGTTGAATCTGAACCAGCTCTGATTACCGATGCGATAGAAGCACTCATTCAAAGTTGCAAAACGGAAGAGTTGCGTCCGAAGACCATCAGTAAATACAGACAGGTTCTGAAAGGGGTCGCTGATTTTGCTGAATCACGTGATCTTTATAAGCTGGAACAGCTCGACATGCGCTTTGTGGATGCCTACCGGCAATACCGAAAACAGGATGGGGCAAAACCCAAGACGATCTATACCGAAGTGGGAGTGATCCGTCGCCTCTTACTCTTTGCCAAGACGCGTCGCATGCTCAACGAGGATCCGCTGGAAGGTTTGAAGCTCACTGAACCTAAATCAGAACCGCAACCGTTCTGGAGTTGGGAGGAGGTCGAACAGGTCCTTACGTCCAGTTCCAAGGTTCACTGGCCGGTATTTACATTCTTGGCAGAAACCGGACTGCGGATCGGGGAACTCCGGTGGCTGACCTGGGACGATGTTGAGCTGAAGCAGGGACTAATTCATGTCCGGCCTAAGGATGACTGGACGACAAAGACCGGGAACGTACGTTCGATCCCGATCTCTGCTCGTGCTCGTAAGGTTCTGCAGGCACAGCCCCGGCGCAGTCGCTGGGTCTTTACGGCCAGGGCGTCCAAGCGATATCCCCAAGGCGATCATCAGATCTCGGAACGCAGACTGCTGGAGTCTCTCAAACGGACTCTTAAAAAGCTGGGACTGAAAGGGCACCTGCACACGTTCCGGCACAGCTTTATTTCGCGGGCCATTGTGCAGGGCATCCCTGAAGCGATCATCCGCAAGTGGGTGGGTCACGTCGATCATAAGACACTGCAACACTACACGCATATCGCTGACCGGGAGTCACAGGCTGCGATGCAGCGATTGAATCGGTCAGAGCCATAG
- a CDS encoding DUF2806 domain-containing protein: protein MSDEIYQISKGLGESASKPLCKLIGAVQSAVGMVYEPTHIRRIAKAESDKLLIMEETQIALSELRERAVARISNTEIRRQENIESIVHNASNNLPEECSEDLVDQDWMADFFDCCKDVGNEQVQSLWGKLLAGEVTEPGTYSRRALNTLKLMSSSEASLFMLISFRIWHLDGWPILLIPSDMSGKWSDSCPFNWSHISTLTDAGLLESDLKNEIHYLDSRKEDYVFDYFGQRFIGRTNPIHNSILSWINFSAIGVELLSLVEKEGGVRDDYYDDCAQYLSVPKWISDDSDACILEIPDEELLQSLNLNRP from the coding sequence ATGTCTGACGAGATCTACCAAATATCAAAAGGCTTAGGTGAATCAGCAAGTAAACCTCTTTGTAAATTGATTGGGGCAGTTCAATCTGCTGTGGGGATGGTATATGAACCTACCCACATTCGTCGCATTGCAAAAGCAGAGTCCGATAAACTTTTGATTATGGAAGAAACTCAAATTGCGTTATCAGAATTAAGAGAGCGCGCAGTCGCCAGAATATCCAATACTGAAATTCGACGACAGGAAAATATAGAATCTATCGTTCATAATGCCTCAAATAATTTACCTGAAGAATGTTCTGAAGATCTTGTTGATCAAGACTGGATGGCTGATTTCTTCGATTGCTGTAAAGATGTTGGTAATGAGCAAGTACAGTCACTCTGGGGTAAATTACTCGCTGGGGAAGTCACTGAGCCAGGTACTTATTCTCGGCGAGCATTGAATACATTGAAGTTAATGAGTTCAAGCGAAGCTTCTTTATTCATGCTAATTAGCTTTCGTATTTGGCATCTTGATGGTTGGCCAATTCTTTTAATCCCTAGTGATATGAGTGGGAAATGGTCTGATTCTTGCCCATTCAATTGGTCTCACATTTCAACTTTAACTGATGCTGGATTATTGGAATCAGATCTTAAAAATGAGATTCACTATCTAGATTCGCGAAAAGAGGATTATGTATTTGATTACTTCGGCCAACGATTTATTGGTCGTACTAATCCAATTCATAATTCGATACTTTCTTGGATTAATTTTTCAGCAATCGGAGTTGAGCTTCTATCTTTGGTCGAAAAAGAAGGAGGCGTGAGGGACGACTATTATGATGATTGTGCTCAATACCTGTCTGTACCAAAATGGATTTCTGATGATTCAGATGCCTGTATATTAGAAATACCTGATGAAGAACTTCTTCAGTCTCTTAATCTCAATCGACCTTAA
- a CDS encoding SMI1/KNR4 family protein gives MTETEKAWASIRTWYEANVKEPPYADFFDWGSPASDAAFETVEEAIMCKLPSDLRDTYLMFNGDNKMWVLPGGYLMDLDEVLTTWNMFKEPVDNGLFDDSDARPDGPIKQIWWNPHWIPVLHNGGGDYHCVDMDPAVDGVVGQFIKFQHETGPSHVLAPSFGDFVITFANDLASGKYEFDMEEGSVRSVAK, from the coding sequence ATGACCGAAACAGAAAAGGCCTGGGCAAGTATTCGTACTTGGTACGAAGCCAATGTCAAAGAGCCCCCCTATGCAGACTTCTTTGATTGGGGATCTCCTGCGAGTGATGCAGCCTTCGAAACGGTGGAGGAGGCAATCATGTGCAAGCTACCCAGCGATCTTCGTGATACCTATCTGATGTTCAACGGTGACAACAAGATGTGGGTATTGCCAGGAGGTTACCTCATGGATCTAGATGAAGTACTCACGACTTGGAATATGTTCAAGGAACCAGTCGACAATGGTCTCTTCGACGACTCAGATGCCAGGCCGGATGGACCGATCAAACAGATATGGTGGAATCCACATTGGATTCCAGTTCTTCATAACGGCGGAGGTGACTACCATTGCGTAGACATGGACCCAGCTGTCGACGGTGTAGTAGGACAATTTATCAAGTTCCAGCATGAGACAGGGCCATCACACGTTCTTGCTCCGAGTTTTGGGGACTTTGTAATCACGTTTGCCAATGACCTGGCGAGTGGCAAATATGAATTTGATATGGAGGAAGGGTCAGTACGGTCAGTTGCAAAATGA
- a CDS encoding AAA family ATPase: MTLKTTFIEYVRACFTGIWVVSHEQQEALVELAQLCREESWRLATWDIDQGLQGTDDTSIVGSTDPLAAIKAINAFATPEGTAVLVLQNFHRFIQSAEIVQALAQQILTGKQNRTFIVVLAPVVSLPAELEKLFVVLEHALPDRDQLAEIAREIATEPGELPEDQELESVLDATSGLSRFEAEGAFSLSLVREGRISPAAIWELKTQTLKKSGLLTLHRGDERFDSLGGLESLKEFTRSALLSPQRQNQHLRPRGVLLLSPPGCGKSAFCKSLGREVSRPVLILDVGALLGSLVGESEKRTRQALQIVDAMAPCVLMIDEIEKAFAGAGNSGQTDSGVASRLFGQFLTWLNDHTSDVFVVATSNDISKLPPEFGRSERFDGLFFVDLPGREQKDRIWSQYIQLYDLDPEQSRPDDTDWTGAEIRSCCRLAGLLQITLVQAQQNVVPVAVTAAESIHRLREWASGRCLDADRPGIYHAQDQRKPSRRNLKHLASVN; encoded by the coding sequence ATGACATTGAAAACAACTTTTATCGAGTACGTTCGTGCCTGCTTCACCGGTATCTGGGTCGTAAGTCACGAACAACAGGAAGCCCTGGTTGAACTGGCTCAGCTCTGTCGCGAGGAATCCTGGCGACTGGCCACCTGGGATATCGATCAGGGACTGCAGGGCACGGACGACACGAGTATCGTGGGTAGCACCGATCCCCTGGCTGCCATCAAAGCCATCAACGCGTTTGCCACACCTGAAGGTACCGCGGTCCTGGTACTGCAGAACTTCCACCGCTTTATCCAGTCCGCCGAGATCGTACAGGCCCTGGCGCAACAGATCTTAACCGGCAAACAGAACCGGACCTTCATCGTTGTGCTTGCTCCAGTCGTTTCGCTACCTGCGGAGCTGGAAAAACTGTTCGTGGTGCTCGAACATGCCCTTCCGGATCGGGACCAGCTGGCTGAAATCGCCCGGGAGATCGCGACCGAACCAGGCGAACTGCCTGAGGACCAGGAACTAGAGTCCGTCTTGGATGCCACCAGCGGACTCAGTCGCTTCGAAGCGGAGGGCGCTTTTTCACTTTCCTTGGTGCGAGAAGGACGGATCAGCCCCGCTGCCATCTGGGAACTGAAAACCCAGACGCTGAAAAAATCAGGACTACTGACTCTGCACCGCGGGGATGAACGGTTCGATAGCCTGGGGGGCCTTGAATCCCTCAAGGAATTCACTCGCTCTGCACTACTCTCACCGCAACGACAAAACCAGCACTTGCGGCCGCGAGGCGTGTTATTACTCTCTCCACCCGGCTGCGGGAAATCCGCGTTCTGTAAAAGCTTGGGCCGGGAGGTCAGCCGCCCAGTACTGATCCTGGATGTGGGAGCCCTGTTGGGTTCCCTCGTTGGGGAATCAGAGAAACGAACACGTCAGGCGTTACAGATCGTGGATGCCATGGCGCCGTGCGTACTCATGATTGATGAGATCGAAAAAGCGTTTGCTGGTGCCGGCAACTCGGGGCAGACTGACAGCGGAGTTGCGTCCCGCCTGTTTGGCCAGTTTCTGACCTGGCTGAATGACCATACTTCCGATGTATTCGTTGTGGCCACCAGCAACGACATCTCCAAACTCCCACCCGAATTCGGTCGCTCGGAACGCTTCGACGGTCTGTTCTTTGTCGATCTGCCGGGACGGGAACAGAAAGACCGGATCTGGAGTCAGTACATCCAGCTGTATGACCTCGATCCGGAGCAATCCCGTCCCGACGATACCGACTGGACCGGGGCAGAGATCCGCAGTTGCTGCCGGCTGGCGGGACTACTACAGATTACCCTGGTCCAAGCCCAGCAGAATGTGGTCCCAGTTGCGGTCACGGCTGCGGAATCCATCCACCGTTTGCGTGAATGGGCCAGCGGTCGCTGTCTGGATGCCGATCGTCCAGGCATTTATCATGCACAGGATCAGAGAAAACCGTCCCGCCGGAACCTCAAACACCTGGCTTCTGTCAACTGA
- a CDS encoding helix-turn-helix domain-containing protein — translation MAKRKDILKRFGERVRELRKEQGYSQENFAYACELDRTYVGGIERGERNVALRNIERIAATLGISVAELMDGV, via the coding sequence ATGGCAAAACGCAAAGACATTTTGAAGCGATTCGGCGAACGGGTGCGGGAACTCCGCAAGGAACAAGGCTATTCCCAAGAGAATTTTGCCTACGCCTGCGAGCTGGACCGGACCTATGTAGGCGGGATTGAACGGGGCGAACGGAATGTCGCCCTGCGGAACATTGAGCGGATTGCCGCTACGCTGGGAATCAGCGTGGCTGAGCTGATGGACGGGGTCTGA
- a CDS encoding ThiF family adenylyltransferase translates to MNTTLDRFERQSELVPAEKLRSLTVTVIGVGAIGRQVALQLASLGVRQLQLVDFDRVEATNITTQGYLERDLGQFKVAATARALLAIDAGIEVEMVNDRFRPGLGTGEVVFCCVDSISSRAAIWRTLRDQCAFWSDGRMRGEVLRILTAVDSPSRTHYDTALFPQAEAQTGTCTSRSTIYTAGIAAGLMLHQCTRWLRDLSVDRDLTLNLLAGELCI, encoded by the coding sequence ATGAATACAACTCTGGATCGTTTTGAACGTCAGTCGGAACTCGTTCCCGCTGAAAAACTGCGCTCCTTAACGGTGACCGTCATCGGAGTAGGGGCCATCGGCAGGCAGGTGGCCCTGCAACTGGCGTCCCTGGGGGTACGTCAGCTCCAGCTGGTGGACTTCGATCGGGTGGAAGCGACAAACATTACCACGCAGGGCTACCTGGAAAGGGATCTGGGGCAGTTTAAGGTGGCAGCAACGGCCCGGGCGCTGCTGGCCATTGATGCCGGGATTGAAGTTGAAATGGTAAATGACCGTTTCCGGCCGGGGCTGGGAACGGGAGAAGTCGTCTTCTGCTGCGTGGACTCAATCAGCAGCCGGGCTGCCATCTGGAGGACGCTCCGTGATCAGTGCGCATTCTGGAGTGACGGACGCATGCGAGGCGAGGTCCTGCGGATCCTGACAGCCGTAGACTCACCATCCCGCACGCACTACGACACTGCGCTGTTTCCCCAGGCAGAAGCGCAGACCGGGACCTGCACTTCCCGCAGTACGATCTATACCGCCGGTATTGCCGCAGGACTGATGCTACATCAGTGCACACGCTGGCTACGCGACCTGTCTGTAGATCGAGATCTGACTTTGAATCTGCTTGCGGGAGAGCTTTGTATTTGA
- a CDS encoding DUF1257 domain-containing protein — translation MSHIVQIQTEIRDPAAIRTACQRLQLPPPVQGEFQLFNSTAAGWAVQLRNWRYPVVCDVKTAQLAYDNFEGRWGTRHELDRFLQGYAVEKAKLEAHKLGHTVREQPLEDGSIKLTVQVGGAA, via the coding sequence GTGTCACACATCGTGCAGATTCAAACCGAAATCAGAGATCCAGCAGCAATACGCACGGCTTGTCAGCGCCTGCAATTGCCGCCCCCGGTCCAGGGGGAATTCCAGCTCTTCAACAGCACCGCTGCCGGCTGGGCGGTCCAATTACGCAACTGGCGTTACCCCGTTGTCTGCGACGTCAAAACGGCCCAGCTGGCCTATGACAATTTCGAAGGTCGCTGGGGTACTCGCCACGAATTGGACAGATTCCTGCAAGGGTATGCCGTCGAAAAAGCCAAATTGGAAGCCCACAAGCTGGGACACACAGTCCGTGAGCAACCCCTGGAAGATGGTTCAATCAAGCTCACGGTTCAGGTTGGAGGTGCTGCATGA